Proteins found in one Mangifera indica cultivar Alphonso chromosome 15, CATAS_Mindica_2.1, whole genome shotgun sequence genomic segment:
- the LOC123197826 gene encoding 1-acyl-sn-glycerol-3-phosphate acyltransferase 2-like isoform X2 has translation MAIAAAAVIVPLGLLFFISGLVVNLIQAACFITIKPLSKSLYRRINREVAELLWLELIWLFDWWAGIKVKIYTDRETLKKMGKEHALVISNHRSDIDWLVGWVLAQRSGCLGSAVAVMKKSSKFLPVIGWSMWFSEYLFLERSWAKDEGTIKGFVAAVSHMRSFVPAIYDVTVAIPKSSPAPTMVRMFKGQPSVVHVHIKRHLMKELPESDDAVAQWCKDVFVAKDSLLDKHNAEDTFSGQELQEIPRPVKPLLVAISWVCLVIFGVLKFLQWSSLLSSWRGIAVSAFCLAVVTVLMHILILFSQSERSTPTKVAPAKPKKVSEAAESRQDKQQ, from the exons ATGGCAATTGCAGCGGCAGCTGTCATCGTCCCCTTAGgccttctcttcttcatttcaGGCCTTGTTGTTAATCTtattcag GCAGCTTGCTTTATTACGATTAAGCCTCTATCAAAGAGCTTGTACAGGAGAATCAATAGAGAGGTGGCGGAATTGTTGTGGTTGGAACTCATATGGCTCTTTGATTGGTGGGCAGGGATTAAG GTCAAAATTTACACAGATCGagaaacactaaaaaaaatgg GTAAAGAACATGCGCTTGTCATTTCCAATCACAGAAGTGACATTGATTGGCTTGTTGGATGGGTTTTGGCTCAG CGGTCAGGTTGCCTTGGCAGTGCGGTGGCTGTAATGAAGAAGTCTTCAAAATTTCTTCCA GTCATTGGTTGGTCAATGTGGTTTTCTGAGTACCTCTTCCTGGAAAGAAGCTGGGCCAAGGATGAAGGCACGATAAAG GGATTTGTTGCAGCAGTCAGCCATATGCGATCATTCGTCCCAGCCATATATGATGTAACTGTAGCTATTCCTAAAAGTTCACCGGCACCCACAATGGTCAGAATGTTCAAGGGACAACCTTCTGTG GTCCATGTGCACATCAAGCGACATCTGATGAAGGAATTGCCTGAATCAGATGATGCTGTTGCCCAatggtgtaaagatgtatttgTGGCCAAG GACTCTCTTTTAGACAAACATAATGCAGAAGACACTTTCAGTGGCCAAGAGCTGCAGGAAATTCCCCGCCCAGTAAAACCGCTATTG GTTGCTATCTCTTGGGTATGTTTGGTTATTTTTGGGGTGCTGAAATTTCTCCAGTGGTCTTCACTTTTATCGTCGTGGAGGGGTATTGCAGTGTCAGCATTCTGTTTGGCCGTTGTCACTGTTCTTATGCACATCTTGATTCTCTTCTCTCAGTCAGAGCGTTCTACACCTACGAAGGTTGCCCCAGCCAAGCCCAAGAAGGTCAGCGAGGCTGCAGAGTCAAGACAAGACAAGCAACAGTAA
- the LOC123197826 gene encoding 1-acyl-sn-glycerol-3-phosphate acyltransferase 2-like isoform X1, with the protein MAIAAAAVIVPLGLLFFISGLVVNLIQAACFITIKPLSKSLYRRINREVAELLWLELIWLFDWWAGIKVKIYTDRETLKKMGKEHALVISNHRSDIDWLVGWVLAQRSGCLGSAVAVMKKSSKFLPVIGWSMWFSEYLFLERSWAKDEGTIKSGLLRLKDFPLPFWLALFVEGTRFTQAKLFAAQEYAVSNGLPIPRNVLIPRTKGFVAAVSHMRSFVPAIYDVTVAIPKSSPAPTMVRMFKGQPSVVHVHIKRHLMKELPESDDAVAQWCKDVFVAKDSLLDKHNAEDTFSGQELQEIPRPVKPLLVAISWVCLVIFGVLKFLQWSSLLSSWRGIAVSAFCLAVVTVLMHILILFSQSERSTPTKVAPAKPKKVSEAAESRQDKQQ; encoded by the exons ATGGCAATTGCAGCGGCAGCTGTCATCGTCCCCTTAGgccttctcttcttcatttcaGGCCTTGTTGTTAATCTtattcag GCAGCTTGCTTTATTACGATTAAGCCTCTATCAAAGAGCTTGTACAGGAGAATCAATAGAGAGGTGGCGGAATTGTTGTGGTTGGAACTCATATGGCTCTTTGATTGGTGGGCAGGGATTAAG GTCAAAATTTACACAGATCGagaaacactaaaaaaaatgg GTAAAGAACATGCGCTTGTCATTTCCAATCACAGAAGTGACATTGATTGGCTTGTTGGATGGGTTTTGGCTCAG CGGTCAGGTTGCCTTGGCAGTGCGGTGGCTGTAATGAAGAAGTCTTCAAAATTTCTTCCA GTCATTGGTTGGTCAATGTGGTTTTCTGAGTACCTCTTCCTGGAAAGAAGCTGGGCCAAGGATGAAGGCACGATAAAG TCAGGTCTCCTACGACTAAAAGACTTCCCTCTACCCTTTTGGTTGGCTCTTTTCGTAGAAGGAACTCGCTTTACCCAGGCAAAGCTTTTCGCTGCTCAGGAATATGCGGTGTCAAATGGATTGCCCATTCCTAGAAATGTTCTGATTCCTCGTACTAAG GGATTTGTTGCAGCAGTCAGCCATATGCGATCATTCGTCCCAGCCATATATGATGTAACTGTAGCTATTCCTAAAAGTTCACCGGCACCCACAATGGTCAGAATGTTCAAGGGACAACCTTCTGTG GTCCATGTGCACATCAAGCGACATCTGATGAAGGAATTGCCTGAATCAGATGATGCTGTTGCCCAatggtgtaaagatgtatttgTGGCCAAG GACTCTCTTTTAGACAAACATAATGCAGAAGACACTTTCAGTGGCCAAGAGCTGCAGGAAATTCCCCGCCCAGTAAAACCGCTATTG GTTGCTATCTCTTGGGTATGTTTGGTTATTTTTGGGGTGCTGAAATTTCTCCAGTGGTCTTCACTTTTATCGTCGTGGAGGGGTATTGCAGTGTCAGCATTCTGTTTGGCCGTTGTCACTGTTCTTATGCACATCTTGATTCTCTTCTCTCAGTCAGAGCGTTCTACACCTACGAAGGTTGCCCCAGCCAAGCCCAAGAAGGTCAGCGAGGCTGCAGAGTCAAGACAAGACAAGCAACAGTAA